The nucleotide window TTGCCCAGAGAGCACAGACTTCTTACGCAAGAACTCAGGTAGAATTAGCCCAGTATCAATATCTTTTACCACGATTAACAAGAATGTGGACCCACCTTGAGCGTCAGAAAGGGGGGATTGGGATGAGAGGTCCTGGTGAGACCGAAATTGAGACTGACCGTCGTATTATCCGTGACAGAATTACCTTACTGAAAGATAAACTTAAGACCATTGACAAGCAGATGGCTACCCAGCGTAACAACCGTGGAAAGGTAGTTCGTGCCGCTCTGGTGGGATATACCAACGTAGGAAAATCTACTTTGATGAATTCTATTTCAAAATCTGAAGTTTTTGCAGAAAACAAATTATTTGCAACACTGGATACCACAGTAAGAAAAGTAGTGATCGGAAATCTGCCGTTTCTTCTTACAGATACGGTAGGATTCATTAGGAAATTACCTACTCAGCTGGTAGAATCATTTAAATCTACTCTGGATGAGGTTCGTGAAGCAGATCTTCTGATTCATGTGGTAGACATTTCTCATGAAAGTTTTGAAGATCATATTGAATCTGTAAATCATATCCTGATGGAAATCAACGCACATCAGAAACCAATGATTATGGTTTTCAATAAAATTGATGATTTCAGCTATGAGAAAAAGGATGAAGATGATCTTACACCTTCAACCCGTAAAAATATTTCACTGGAAGAATGGAAAAAAACATGGATGGCAAAATCAAAATACCCAACGGTTTTCATTTCTGCCTTAACGAAGGAAAATTTCCCGGAAATGAAGAAAATGATCTACGATGAGGTCATGAAAATTCATATTTCCAGATTCCCGTACAATGATTTCCTTTTCGAATATTTCGATGATGAGGAAGAAGAAAGCAACAATTAATGAAATATCACTTTTTCCTTTTATTCCTACTGTTTTCGGTTTTTGGGTTCAGCCAGAAATCAAAAATTGATTTAAAAGCTATTGAGAAAAGTCTCAAAAATCCTGATTCTCCATACAATTACGAGAAACTTATTTTTAAATTTAAAGGATATCCGAAGTCTTTAGACAGTATAGAATCACAATATCTGTACTACGGAAGAAACTT belongs to Chryseobacterium gleum and includes:
- the hflX gene encoding GTPase HflX, with amino-acid sequence MLEKKEHNYEKAVLVGVITQNQDEEKLTEYLDELEFLAFTAGATVQKRFTQKLTQPDSKTFIGSGKAIEIKEYVKENEIGTVIFDDELSPSQLKNLEREMEVKILDRTNLILDIFAQRAQTSYARTQVELAQYQYLLPRLTRMWTHLERQKGGIGMRGPGETEIETDRRIIRDRITLLKDKLKTIDKQMATQRNNRGKVVRAALVGYTNVGKSTLMNSISKSEVFAENKLFATLDTTVRKVVIGNLPFLLTDTVGFIRKLPTQLVESFKSTLDEVREADLLIHVVDISHESFEDHIESVNHILMEINAHQKPMIMVFNKIDDFSYEKKDEDDLTPSTRKNISLEEWKKTWMAKSKYPTVFISALTKENFPEMKKMIYDEVMKIHISRFPYNDFLFEYFDDEEEESNN